The following proteins are co-located in the Malus sylvestris chromosome 13, drMalSylv7.2, whole genome shotgun sequence genome:
- the LOC126596372 gene encoding ethylene receptor 2-like, translating into MLKALASWLSVSLLLFCVSASDNGFPRCNCDDDGSLWSIESILECQRVSDFLIAVAYFSIPIELLYFVSCSNVPFKWVLFEFIAFIVLCGLTHLLNGWTYGPHPFQLMLALTVFKILTALVSCATAITLITLIPLLLKVKVREFMLKKKTWDLGREVGLIMRQTEAGMHVRMLTQEIRKSLDRHTILSTTLFELSETLGLQYCAVWMPNETKTEMILTHELKGRNYSHMYNFCIPISDPDVLHIKGSDGVNILRPDSALVHASGDSGEPGPVAAIRMPMLRVSNFKGGTPELIQTCYAILVLVLPGGQPRSWSSQDLEIIKVVADQVAVALSHAAVLEESQLMREKLAEQNRALQQAKMKAMMASHARNAFQKVMSDGMRRPMHSILGLLSLMQDDTLDRDQRVIVDAMVRTSNVLSTLINDVMDNSAKESGRFPLEVRSFGLHAMIKEAACLAKCLCVFRGFGFAIDVDKSLPDHVMGDERRVFQVILHMVGSLLNGNNVGGFVMFRVASEKGSQGRSDQRWAAWRHSSSDGDVCVRFELGISNSGSRSEVTTPAVQLVGRRYTSEGVDEGLSFTICKKLVQMMQGNIWAVPNPQGFAQSMALVLRFQLRPSIAIAISEPGESSEYPHSNSLFKGLQVLLTDDDDVNRVVMRKMLEKLGCIVTAVSSGFECLSTIGTFGPAGSSFQVVLLDLHMPELDGFEVAMRIRKFRSRTWPLIIAVTASADEDVWDRCMQTGINGVIRKPVLLQGIANELRRVLLQANKGMT; encoded by the exons ATGTTAAAGGCCTTAGCATCTTGGCTATCAGTTTCGTTGCTCCTATTCTGTGTTTCTGCGTCGGATAACGGATTCCCACGGTGCAATTGTGACGATGATGGCAGCTTGTGGAGCATCGAGAGCATCCTAGAATGTCAGCGAGTGAGCGATTTCTTGATTGCTGTGGCCTACTTTTCAATCCCCATTGAGCTGCTCTACTTTGTCAGCTGCTCGAATGTACCATTCAAATGGGTTCTCTTTGAGTTCATTGCCTTCATTGTGCTATGTGGATTGACACATCTACTCAATGGCTGGACTTACGGCCCTCACCCGTTCCAGCTTATGCTGGCTCTCACGGTTTTCAAAATTCTTACTGCTCTGGTCTCATGTGCCACTGCTATAACACTCATCACTCTCATCCCTTTGCTTCTCAAAGTGAAAGTGAGGGAATTCATGCTGAAGAAGAAGACTTGGGATCTTGGGAGGGAGGTTGGGCTTATAATGAGACAGACAGAAGCTGGAATGCATGTTCGGATGCTCACCCAAGAAATTCGCAAGTCGCTTGATAGGCATACAATACTGTCGACAACACTTTTTGAGCTATCCGAGACATTGGGTTTGCAGTACTGTGCAGTTTGGATGCCCAATGAAACTAAAACAGAGATGATTCTCACGCACGAGCTGAAAGGGAGGAATTATTCTCATATGTACAACTTTTGTATACCTATAAGTGATCCTGATGTGCTACATATCAAGGGGAGTGATGGGGTGAACATCCTTAGGCCTGACTCTGCACTTGTTCATGCCAGTGGTGATTCAGGTGAGCCAGGACCAGTAGCTGCAATTCGGATGCCAATGCTTCGGgtttccaatttcaaaggagGAACTCCGGAGTTGATCCAGACTTGTTATGCAATACTGGTTCTGGTCCTCCCTGGTGGACAACCTAGATCTTGGAGTAGCCAGGACTTGGAGATAATTAAGGTAGTTGCTGATCAGGTTGCCGTGGCTTTATCCCATGCTGCAGTCCTCGAAGAGTCTCAACTCATGAGGGAGAAATTGGCCGAGCAAAATCGAGCCTTGCAACAGGCAAAGATGAAGGCTATGATGGCAAGCCACGCAAGAAACGCATTCCAAAAGGTAATGAGTGATGGGATGAGGAGGCCGATGCACTCAATTTTGGGTTTGCTTTCTTTGATGCAGGATGACACTTTGGATAGAGATCAACGAGTCATTGTTGATGCAATGGTGAGGACGAGCAATGTCCTATCAACCTTGATAAATGATGTGATGGACAATTCGGCAAAGGAAAGTGGAAGATTTCCATTGGAGGTGAGATCTTTTGGGTTGCATGCAATGATAAAGGAAGCAGCTTGCCTTGCCAAATGCTTGTGTGTATTTaggggatttggttttgcaaTTGATGTGGACAAGTCCTTACCTGATCATGTCATGGGGGATGAAAGACGAgtgtttcaagtgattttgcataTGGTTGGAAGCCTGTTAAATGGAAACAACGTGGGAGGGTTTGTAATGTTTCGGGTTGCTTCTGAGAAAGGGAGTCAGGGAAGGAGTGATCAAAGGTGGGCAGCCTGGAGACATAGCTCGTCTGATGGTGATGTGTGTGTTAGATTTGAGCTTGGGATAAGCAATAGCGGCTCTCGGTCAGAGGTCACAACACCAGCAGTGCAGCTTGTTGGTAGAAGATACACCAGTGAAGGCGTTGATGAGGGTTTGAGCTTCACCATTTGCAAAAAGCTAGTGCAG ATGATGCAAGGAAATATATGGGCAGTCCCTAACCCTCAAGGATTTGCTCAAAGCATGGCACTTGTTCTTCGGTTTCAACTTCGTCCCTCCATTGCAATAGCCATCTCTGAACCTGGAGAATCATCTGAGTACCCACATTCCAATTCACTTTTCAAAGGATTGCAAGTTTTATTAACCGATGATGATGACGTGAACAGGGTTGTGATGCGGAAAATGCTCGAGAAGCTTGGTTGCATCGTAACTGCCGTTTCATCTGGATTCGAATGCCTTTCTACTATTGGTACTTTTGGTCCAGCTGGATCTTCATTTCAAGTTGTTTTACTTGATCTTCACATGCCTGAGTTGGATGGTTTTGAAGTCGCAATGAGAATCAGAAAATTTCGAAGCCGTACTTGGCCATTGATCATTGCCGTAACTGCTAGTGCTGACGAAGATGTGTGGGATAGATGTATGCAAACAGGAATCAATGGGGTTATCCGAAAACCAGTTCTGCTGCAAGGGATCGCGAATGAGCTACGAAGAGTCTTGCTGCAGGCAAACAAAGGGATGACATAA